One Helicobacter suis HS1 genomic window, ACTTGATATAGCCTATCAAAGTGGCTTTGAGCATTTAAGTATCGATCTGATTTATAACACCCCATTGGATACAAAAGAGCGCCTAGAAGAGGAATGCAAACAGGCTAGCAAACTCCCCATTGATCACCTCTCAGCCTACAGCCTCACCCTGGAGGATAATACAAGGCTTATTAAAGATATTAACCCTTGTGAACTTCTTCATTTAGATACATTTCTCAAAGAATGTTTAAAAGATAGAGGGTTTAAACAATATGAAGTTTCTAATTATGCTAGAGATTATCAGGTACGCCATAATTTAGGCTACTGGGAGGGTTTAGAATATTTTGGTTGTGGGGCAGGGGCTGTGGGGAGAATCAAACAACAAAGGCTTTATAAAATTAAAGATGTTGCCACCTATATAGACAACCCTTTTAAAGCGCGGGTAGAAAATCTAAGCCAAAAAGACTTGTGGTTTGAATCGTTGTTTTTAGGTTTGCGCTGTATCTTGGGCGTGCCTTTAGAAGGCTTAGACTCTTTAAAAGTCCAAACACTTCTAAAAGAGAAAATCTGTGTCATAGAAAACAAAAGGCTAATTGCTAGGGATTTTTCCCTAGCCGATGAAATTGCCCTGTGGTTAGTAGACTAACTAAGTTAAGAGCCGTAAAATGTTTTGTTGCACGGTGTTAGCCTGACTCATGGCATAGCTACCAGATTGGGCCAAGATATTATTTTTACTAAAGTTAGCGCTCTCTTCAGCAAAATCCACATCTCTAATTTGTGATTCAGCTGCTTTTACATTCACTTGGGTGATCGTGATGTTATTAACAGTGCTAACCATTTGGTTTTGCACAGAACCCAAATCAGAGCGGATTTTATCTAGCATTTTTTGTGCAGACTCAGCAATATCCATCACCACCATAGCGCCCTTAAGGGTGGTAACCCCAGAACCTAAAGTGAGATTTTCTGCGGCAATGGTTTTATTGTAGTTAGCCCCTGAGGCAGAGCGCACGGCTTGGTTAAATTCACCTAAAACATCTCTAAGATTAACCGTAGTACTAGCCGTTTCACCCTTACCAAAACCAATGGCTTTATAACCGGCATTTGGATCGGTTACATTTGCCCCAGAAACAATTAAGATATCTCTAGCATCTTGGCGCACTAAAGAAAGACGGCCAAAATTTAAAGAACCATTTGTAACCTTTTGGCCTCCATTCATGGTATCTAAGGCCATAACCCCAGAACCGCCCTTTTGATTGCCCCCTTCATCATCAACTTTAAGGCTAATTCCCCTCCCATCAAGACTTCTAAGATTAAGCCGTCCTTTGGCATCTGTATAGGCCTCTACACCGGTTTGGGAGGTTACAGCATTAATTGCAGCGATCAAACGGCCATCGCTATCATTTTTCTTAATGCCCACCACATTACCTATATGAACACCGTTAAGTACTATGTTATCTAGGTTACCCGAACGCACAGCCGTATCTGAGGTGGAGATCACATTAGCCGTAGCCCGTACACCTGTTGCATTAGAGTTTTTATTAATCACCTCTGCTAACACACCAAGACCCGTACCTGCAGAAGTAGAAATCTTCACGCTTTCTAAAGTTACATCATGGGTACCATTAACCTGTTTGAAAGTTAAGGCCACCTCTCCAGCGGCGGTGATAAGACTACCGGTTACAATTTTTGTTTGCCCGATTTTATCTGAAGTAGCTGATCCAATACTAGCCTTAATGGTCTCATTAGAATACGCCCCCACTTGGAACTCTTTATTAGAAAACGCGCCTGATAATAAAGTTTGTCCATTATAAGAGGTGGTGGTCCCGATATTATCCAAACTTTGAATCAAGCGCACAATATCAGCCTGAAGGGCTTTTCTGGATTGGGTATTTTGCCCATCTTGAGCGGCCTGTGTAGCCTTAGTTTTGATGGTATCTAAAATCTTGATTTGCTCATCCATTGCCTTATCTGCAATTTGGATAATGCCCATACCATCATTGGTATTAGAAATAGCCTGCCCTAAACTTTTAGCCTGAGAGCGCAATGAATCCGCAATGGTCATACCCGAAGCGTCATCAGCTGCCTTGTTAATGCGCAAACCAGAACTCAAGCGTTCAAGCGATTCTTTTAAATCGCGTTGTGTTACTAGCCCCACCGCATGGGCGTTTAACGCATTGATATTCGTGTTAACCTGAAATGCCATAATAACTCCTTGTTAATGTTCCTAAAGCTTCCTTGCTTTGGCGCTTGCTATATCGGTTAAAAATGGTTTTACTCAACTCCAAGATTAATTCACTTAAGAAACAGGCACAACTTGAGGGAAACCATAGGCAATAATCGTAACAACAATTCCAATTAGAATCACAAACAAAATAGAATACTTAACCGTGAATTTAAATAGATCAGATTCCTTACCCGCTAAACCCACTGCAGCACAGGCAATTGCAATGCTTTGAGGGCTAATCATTTTGCCTAAAGTCCCCCCCACAGTGTTAGCTGTGATCGTTAAAATTTCAGGAATTTTTAAATTATTAGCGGTGAGTTGTTGGAGTGATCCAAAAAGTAAATTAGAACTTGTATCACTCCCGGTTAAAAACACACCCACCCAGCCGATGATAGGCGAGAAGAAAGTAAAGGCTTTACCGGTATGGGTGAGTGCTAGCGCCATTGTTGCAGAAATCCCGCTATAGTTAGAAACATAAGCAAAACTTAACACAAGCCCGATTGTTAAAACCGGATAGCGCATCTCTTTGAGTGTCTCGCCAAAAACACCCACCGCCTCACTCATTTTAACTTTTAACACAAGCACACTCAAAATAGCCGCAACAAAAATAGCTGTACCTACCGTGTTAATTAAGGGGAGTTTAAAAATAACGGG contains:
- the hemW gene encoding radical SAM family heme chaperone HemW, producing MFKIPSPSSLYLHIPFCQSKCGYCAFNSFVGLDALKEAYTQALICDLKASLITSPVLSSIFVGGGTPNSLKPKFYEQIFNAISKYAYLKSDIEITLEANPDLINQEWCCILKQLGATRLSIGVQSFFPDKLHLLQREHDHSAIFKALDIAYQSGFEHLSIDLIYNTPLDTKERLEEECKQASKLPIDHLSAYSLTLEDNTRLIKDINPCELLHLDTFLKECLKDRGFKQYEVSNYARDYQVRHNLGYWEGLEYFGCGAGAVGRIKQQRLYKIKDVATYIDNPFKARVENLSQKDLWFESLFLGLRCILGVPLEGLDSLKVQTLLKEKICVIENKRLIARDFSLADEIALWLVD
- a CDS encoding flagellin A, yielding MAFQVNTNINALNAHAVGLVTQRDLKESLERLSSGLRINKAADDASGMTIADSLRSQAKSLGQAISNTNDGMGIIQIADKAMDEQIKILDTIKTKATQAAQDGQNTQSRKALQADIVRLIQSLDNIGTTTSYNGQTLLSGAFSNKEFQVGAYSNETIKASIGSATSDKIGQTKIVTGSLITAAGEVALTFKQVNGTHDVTLESVKISTSAGTGLGVLAEVINKNSNATGVRATANVISTSDTAVRSGNLDNIVLNGVHIGNVVGIKKNDSDGRLIAAINAVTSQTGVEAYTDAKGRLNLRSLDGRGISLKVDDEGGNQKGGSGVMALDTMNGGQKVTNGSLNFGRLSLVRQDARDILIVSGANVTDPNAGYKAIGFGKGETASTTVNLRDVLGEFNQAVRSASGANYNKTIAAENLTLGSGVTTLKGAMVVMDIAESAQKMLDKIRSDLGSVQNQMVSTVNNITITQVNVKAAESQIRDVDFAEESANFSKNNILAQSGSYAMSQANTVQQNILRLLT